The Edaphobacter sp. 12200R-103 genome contains a region encoding:
- a CDS encoding VWA domain-containing protein, producing the protein MRSSLCVSAALLVFALGFANPLRAQEAPSPGGPPPASSAPAEQPVDTGDTQTLKVNVNLVNVYFSVRDKNGYITNLGKDDCQIFEDKALQKTKNFTQEKNLPLTIGILLDTSGSQQSVLPMEQDAGAEFLKDVLTPKDEAFLISFDINVDLLADYTNSPSELRRAMQKASINTGAGTGSVTGNSTPRGTLLYDAVYLAAHDKLRQEAGRKVLVILTDGQDQGSQENIRTAIEAAQKSNALVYVILIADRGFYGGFGYYGAGDMDRLARETGGRVINVGNNGKKLQEAFDQIQDELRTQYLASYTPTNLKADGSFRTLNITCGKDTKVQARKGYYALADSPDNN; encoded by the coding sequence ATGCGTTCCTCTTTGTGTGTCTCTGCGGCTCTGCTCGTCTTTGCTCTCGGCTTTGCCAACCCTTTACGCGCGCAGGAGGCTCCTTCACCCGGTGGGCCGCCCCCGGCAAGTTCTGCTCCCGCTGAGCAGCCGGTCGACACGGGCGACACCCAGACCCTGAAGGTGAACGTAAATCTCGTCAACGTGTACTTCTCCGTCCGCGATAAGAACGGGTACATTACCAACCTCGGCAAGGATGACTGCCAGATCTTCGAAGACAAGGCCCTGCAGAAGACCAAAAACTTCACCCAGGAGAAGAACCTTCCTCTGACCATTGGAATTCTGCTGGATACCAGCGGAAGCCAGCAGAGTGTCCTTCCGATGGAACAGGACGCCGGAGCAGAGTTTCTAAAGGACGTTCTGACCCCGAAGGATGAAGCGTTCCTGATCTCGTTCGATATCAACGTCGATCTGCTGGCGGATTACACCAATTCACCCAGCGAGCTAAGGCGCGCTATGCAAAAGGCCAGCATCAATACCGGCGCTGGAACCGGATCGGTCACAGGTAACAGCACTCCTCGTGGAACGCTGCTTTACGATGCGGTCTACCTGGCGGCCCACGACAAGCTTCGTCAGGAGGCCGGCCGCAAGGTTCTTGTCATCCTGACCGATGGGCAGGACCAGGGATCGCAGGAGAACATCCGCACGGCCATCGAAGCCGCCCAGAAGTCGAATGCCCTCGTCTACGTCATCCTGATCGCGGATCGAGGATTCTACGGCGGTTTTGGGTACTACGGCGCAGGCGATATGGACCGTCTTGCGCGCGAGACCGGTGGTCGCGTGATCAATGTGGGCAACAATGGCAAGAAATTGCAGGAAGCCTTTGACCAGATTCAGGATGAACTGCGAACCCAGTATCTTGCCAGCTACACCCCGACCAACCTGAAGGCTGACGGCAGCTTCCGCACCCTGAACATCACCTGCGGCAAGGATACGAAGGTGCAGGCCCGCAAGGGGTATTACGCTCTGGCAGACAGCCCTGACAACAACTAG
- a CDS encoding VWA domain-containing protein, with the protein MAGVLAFLALGQAQAQKTTEEASAAQQIPDAPRPQVGLPAVDKVAPGMGTTPTSNGDHAPADQQQGPPSSLPSTAAQQLQPAGQETPPELPAPGEGADAFKLVVRTNFVEVPFTVKDNKQRLVPGITWREVRIYENNIPQRISLFTVDPFPLSVAIVIDQSLTPDNMAKVNNSLAALQGAFAPYDEVAVFTYNNGPQKRTDFTAANSARLEFALNNSKSTGREVYMNLGGPLAQTTVINGRNFDPNTAPIRNSQAMELKVPKEVHTLNDAILEAAKSLTTRGRGRKRVIYVISDGKEYGSQAKTKQVIQYLQTNKIAVYGTLVGDSSLPMVGFLDKIHLPYTMRDNVLPVYVNETGGNLDAEFRQRGIEQSFQNIFEEVRTQYTIGYYSHQPFIDGKYRSIDVRVLRPNLTVIAKKGYIPTASDSGPVNTITPNR; encoded by the coding sequence TTGGCGGGAGTTCTGGCGTTTCTGGCGCTGGGGCAGGCGCAGGCACAGAAGACGACCGAAGAGGCTTCGGCAGCGCAGCAGATACCCGACGCGCCGCGCCCACAGGTCGGTCTGCCGGCTGTCGATAAGGTTGCGCCAGGCATGGGCACCACGCCCACCTCCAACGGAGATCATGCTCCGGCCGATCAGCAGCAGGGCCCGCCTTCCAGTCTGCCCTCAACTGCGGCGCAGCAGCTGCAGCCCGCCGGCCAGGAAACCCCGCCGGAGCTGCCTGCTCCCGGTGAGGGCGCCGATGCCTTTAAACTGGTTGTCCGCACCAACTTCGTCGAAGTACCGTTTACCGTCAAGGACAACAAACAGCGGCTGGTTCCAGGGATTACGTGGCGTGAAGTGCGTATCTACGAGAACAACATTCCCCAGCGCATCAGCCTGTTTACGGTGGACCCTTTCCCTCTCTCGGTCGCCATTGTGATCGATCAGAGCCTGACCCCGGACAACATGGCCAAGGTAAATAACTCTCTGGCTGCGCTACAGGGAGCTTTCGCACCTTATGACGAGGTGGCGGTCTTCACCTACAACAACGGACCGCAGAAGCGCACAGACTTCACCGCCGCCAACAGCGCGCGCCTGGAGTTTGCTCTTAACAACTCCAAAAGCACGGGCCGCGAGGTCTACATGAATCTGGGCGGCCCGCTGGCCCAGACGACGGTGATCAACGGCAGAAACTTCGACCCGAACACCGCGCCGATCCGCAACAGCCAGGCGATGGAACTGAAGGTTCCCAAGGAAGTCCACACCCTCAACGACGCCATCCTCGAAGCTGCGAAGTCTCTTACAACCCGAGGCAGGGGCCGCAAGCGCGTGATCTACGTCATCAGCGATGGCAAGGAATATGGTTCACAGGCCAAGACCAAGCAAGTGATCCAATACCTGCAGACCAACAAGATTGCGGTTTACGGCACGCTTGTCGGCGACTCCTCCCTGCCCATGGTCGGCTTCCTCGACAAGATTCATCTGCCCTATACCATGCGGGATAATGTCCTTCCCGTTTACGTGAACGAGACTGGCGGAAATCTGGATGCGGAGTTCCGGCAGCGGGGCATCGAGCAGAGCTTCCAGAATATCTTTGAAGAGGTCCGGACCCAGTACACCATTGGCTACTACTCGCATCAGCCTTTCATCGATGGCAAGTACAGATCGATCGATGTCCGAGTGCTTCGTCCGAACCTCACCGTGATCGCCAAGAAGGGTTATATCCCGACGGCGAGCGATTCGGGGCCGGTAAATACGATCACACCGAACCGATAG
- a CDS encoding DMT family transporter, giving the protein MPGANAWFALAAAVLWGGGDFSGGMGAKRAGSTMGGALRVVLTSHAASFCVLVAIATWRGDAFPHGAPLLWGVLAGVMGGLSLVGFYIALSRGAMGVSAAISGLLAAAIPAAVSITREGSPGLLRIVGFMVAGVSIWMIAAGDNPEAQPVSKGTTWLAILSGAGFGIYFTALKFAGVAGVVWPMATARIGSLSTCSLILLGTVFAGSGKAGGRRWLPGKAILWALSTALLDTSGNLLFIASTRAGRLDIAAVLASLYPGSTILLAAWMLHEWPTRRQAVGMLVAAAAVVMITL; this is encoded by the coding sequence ATGCCGGGAGCAAACGCATGGTTCGCGCTAGCAGCTGCCGTTCTGTGGGGCGGTGGCGACTTCTCCGGAGGCATGGGAGCCAAGCGGGCCGGCAGCACCATGGGCGGCGCTCTGCGCGTCGTCCTGACCAGCCATGCAGCCAGCTTCTGTGTGCTGGTGGCGATCGCTACATGGCGAGGCGATGCCTTCCCTCACGGTGCTCCCCTGTTATGGGGGGTGCTGGCCGGGGTGATGGGAGGACTCTCTCTCGTCGGCTTTTACATCGCTCTTTCGCGGGGAGCGATGGGCGTCTCGGCCGCGATCAGCGGTCTGCTGGCGGCGGCGATTCCAGCGGCGGTCTCGATCACGCGGGAGGGTTCACCCGGCCTGCTGCGAATCGTCGGTTTTATGGTCGCCGGAGTATCAATCTGGATGATTGCCGCAGGCGATAATCCGGAGGCACAGCCAGTCTCGAAGGGAACGACCTGGCTGGCGATTCTCTCCGGCGCAGGCTTCGGGATTTACTTTACTGCCCTCAAGTTTGCCGGAGTTGCCGGAGTGGTATGGCCGATGGCCACGGCGAGGATCGGAAGCCTCTCTACCTGTTCATTGATCCTGCTGGGGACCGTCTTTGCTGGAAGCGGCAAAGCGGGAGGACGCCGTTGGCTGCCCGGCAAGGCTATCCTGTGGGCGCTTTCGACTGCCCTGCTGGACACGTCCGGGAACCTCCTGTTTATCGCCTCCACGCGAGCCGGACGGCTGGATATCGCGGCAGTCCTGGCATCCCTCTATCCAGGTTCAACGATCCTGTTGGCGGCCTGGATGCTCCATGAATGGCCGACACGACGGCAGGCTGTGGGGATGCTGGTGGCCGCTGCCGCAGTGGTGATGATTACCCTTTAG
- a CDS encoding DUF6640 family protein — MRQAAIGRILLTFVLLGGSIMSFVLDWSPNHLLNPLWHPHARYHSAILLFFFAGVAMTATWLLWRPSPEPRTAFTAAALLSLSYWTPFFYVPLLLKPASYWAGTPGHEPHIHGILIYPNLLVVGLFVALTLWGWRMGTHGQAVTIDK; from the coding sequence ATGCGTCAAGCTGCTATCGGAAGAATCCTTCTCACCTTCGTCCTTCTCGGCGGGTCCATCATGTCTTTCGTCCTGGACTGGAGCCCCAACCACCTGCTTAATCCGCTCTGGCATCCGCATGCGCGGTATCACTCGGCCATTCTGCTCTTTTTCTTTGCCGGAGTAGCGATGACTGCTACGTGGCTGCTCTGGCGGCCTTCCCCGGAACCGCGTACGGCCTTCACAGCAGCGGCCCTTCTTTCGCTCTCCTACTGGACTCCCTTCTTCTATGTGCCTCTGCTGCTCAAGCCAGCTTCGTACTGGGCGGGGACCCCTGGCCACGAGCCCCACATCCACGGGATTCTCATCTATCCCAACCTCCTCGTCGTCGGTCTCTTTGTAGCACTCACGCTTTGGGGCTGGAGAATGGGAACGCACGGTCAAGCCGTGACTATAGATAAATAG
- a CDS encoding TetR/AcrR family transcriptional regulator: MDAEEVKGSESAKKRGRPSRRAEIVRAAERLVRERGASGVTTRAIAESVPCSEGAIYVHFADRVDLLLAVLEEGLPEMLVPLRELKEKVGLGTPEENLIIAVEGLRHFQEKVVVMLCSLAGEPELRNRFQESLRSQGRGPQRGVATLAEYIDAEKALGRIAADIDGAVAGQMLMGSVFFQVFCAAVLGERLPGDVRELVGGVVR; this comes from the coding sequence ATGGACGCAGAAGAGGTAAAAGGTTCGGAGAGTGCTAAAAAACGCGGAAGGCCGAGTCGCAGGGCGGAGATCGTAAGAGCGGCAGAGCGGCTGGTGCGAGAACGTGGGGCTTCGGGGGTAACGACGCGGGCAATTGCGGAGAGTGTTCCCTGCTCCGAAGGTGCGATCTATGTGCACTTCGCAGACCGTGTCGATCTGCTGTTGGCGGTTTTGGAGGAGGGCCTCCCGGAGATGCTGGTTCCTCTTCGGGAGCTGAAGGAGAAGGTTGGGCTTGGGACGCCGGAAGAGAACCTGATCATTGCCGTCGAGGGACTGCGGCATTTCCAGGAGAAGGTCGTAGTAATGCTGTGTTCACTGGCAGGAGAACCCGAGTTACGCAACCGTTTTCAGGAGTCGCTGCGGTCGCAGGGACGCGGCCCGCAGCGCGGCGTGGCTACACTGGCCGAGTACATCGACGCGGAGAAGGCGCTTGGGAGGATTGCCGCTGACATTGATGGTGCCGTGGCCGGGCAGATGTTGATGGGATCGGTGTTCTTTCAGGTATTTTGTGCGGCGGTGCTGGGTGAGAGACTGCCGGGGGATGTGCGGGAACTGGTTGGCGGGGTGGTCAGGTAA
- a CDS encoding PPK2 family polyphosphate kinase, translating to MKLKSPYLVKPHAKIRLSRLATDETGSFKHEDAAKAALDRHRQELADLQEILYASKQKALLIVLQGMDTAGKDGTISHIFSIINPQGCDVASFREPTPEESQHDFLWRIHAQVPRRGMIKIFNRSHYEDILVPHVHKLVSRKKLEEHIEDIVEFESMLHDNDLVILKFFLHISFEEQTRRLQSRIDTPDKQWKLSASDFREREFWPQYEDAYNHILGATSRRHAPWFIIPSDYKWYRNVTISRILVEAMKDLKLKYPEPSMDPSKIKL from the coding sequence ATGAAGCTAAAATCACCCTATCTCGTCAAGCCGCACGCGAAGATCAGGCTCTCGCGCCTCGCAACGGACGAGACAGGGTCTTTTAAGCACGAGGATGCCGCCAAGGCCGCTCTGGACCGTCATCGGCAGGAGCTTGCCGACTTGCAGGAGATTCTCTATGCCAGCAAACAAAAGGCACTCCTGATCGTTCTGCAGGGGATGGATACCGCCGGTAAGGACGGCACCATCAGCCACATCTTCTCCATCATCAATCCCCAAGGCTGCGACGTCGCCAGCTTCCGTGAGCCTACCCCCGAGGAGTCCCAGCACGACTTCCTCTGGCGCATTCACGCCCAGGTTCCCCGGCGCGGGATGATCAAGATATTCAACCGCTCCCATTACGAAGACATCCTCGTTCCCCACGTCCACAAACTCGTCTCCCGCAAAAAGCTGGAAGAGCATATCGAGGACATTGTCGAGTTCGAATCCATGCTCCACGACAACGACCTTGTCATCCTCAAGTTCTTCCTCCACATCTCCTTTGAGGAGCAGACCCGCCGCCTGCAGTCGCGCATCGATACTCCAGACAAACAGTGGAAGCTCTCGGCCAGCGACTTCCGAGAGCGCGAGTTCTGGCCTCAGTACGAGGACGCTTATAACCATATCCTCGGAGCCACCAGCCGCAGACACGCTCCCTGGTTCATCATCCCGTCGGACTACAAATGGTACAGAAATGTCACCATCTCCCGGATCCTCGTCGAGGCCATGAAGGACCTGAAGCTCAAATACCCTGAGCCCTCAATGGATCCCTCCAAGATTAAGCTCTAG
- the tatA gene encoding twin-arginine translocase TatA/TatE family subunit, whose protein sequence is MGELFTPTHLIVLAVVVLVLFGGKKLPELGKGLGEGLRGFKEGMKGVTDEVNKPVDTNTAAPKPEETAK, encoded by the coding sequence ATGGGCGAACTATTTACACCGACGCATCTGATCGTCCTCGCGGTCGTTGTGCTCGTACTCTTTGGCGGTAAAAAGCTGCCTGAGCTCGGCAAAGGTCTCGGCGAGGGTCTTCGTGGTTTCAAAGAGGGCATGAAGGGCGTCACCGACGAGGTCAACAAGCCTGTCGATACGAACACCGCAGCACCAAAGCCCGAAGAGACCGCCAAGTAA